ACCATAATGTGCCTTTTGACCATGGAAGTAGACTTTGTAACCCATAGCTTCAACGTCAGCAACAGGGAAGGCATCATTGTGTACTTTGATTTCTTGTAAGCCAATAACGTCGGGTTGATGTTTGTCGATAAGGGCTTGCAGTTGGTGAAGGCGAGCGCGTAAGCCATTGATATTAAAGCTAACAACTTTCATTATCTGTCCTTTGCTGGTTAACCTATCTTGTGAGATAGTCTTCTGTGACCCATATTACCATGTAGGCTGGATGCCTCAACCTTGTTTATCTACGGGTTATTAGCCAACTTATGTTGGGTTTGGCTCAGATTTCTTTTCTAGATCTTGCCTTACTATCTCTAGCGCAGCTAAAGCAACCTTTGGATCGACGTTATTGGTTTCTAGTAGATAAATTAGATCAACGGCTAATTTAATTTCGTCTGGCGCTTGCTCAAGTGATGGGGTTGATTGACTCATTACTGATTTCTCTCGCGATAAGTGATTTGATTTTCCAGTTTAGTTTTAGCGGTTTGACAGCGTTTTAACCGTTGCTCTACCGCTAGTAGCGCACTTTGAGCCATCTGTTTTTCATTAAAAGGCGCATTGTCCAGGGCATATTGTTTATCTTGAACCATGTCAGCAAGACGTCTTTCCCATTCTTGATGTTGTGCTAATTCTTGATAAAGCGTGCTAATCGGTTTGCGATAATAAGACGCGTGTTTGGGTTCATGGCTGCGCACGTTGGTGGTTGAAATTTCGCGCTGAATTGCGCTGATCTGTGCTAATAATCTTTCCGTTAAATATTCCGCTCGGCTTTGCGTGAGTCGCTTTGAGTCTTGTTCGCGAATTAAGCTTTCTAGTGTACTTTTCGTTTCTTGTACGCAGGGGGTGAGCAATTTTGCGTGACAATGAAAGAGTATATCATCGAATAATGGCAAGTGATGTTCGCCGCGTTGCCGATCTAAAT
This DNA window, taken from Vibrio nitrifigilis, encodes the following:
- a CDS encoding primosomal replication protein, which codes for MKDFSHIRQLLETLSVQAANLDRQRGEHHLPLFDDILFHCHAKLLTPCVQETKSTLESLIREQDSKRLTQSRAEYLTERLLAQISAIQREISTTNVRSHEPKHASYYRKPISTLYQELAQHQEWERRLADMVQDKQYALDNAPFNEKQMAQSALLAVEQRLKRCQTAKTKLENQITYRERNQ
- the rsmS gene encoding pleiotropic regulatory protein RsmS → MSQSTPSLEQAPDEIKLAVDLIYLLETNNVDPKVALAALEIVRQDLEKKSEPNPT